The Chryseobacterium aureum genome contains a region encoding:
- a CDS encoding RHS repeat-associated core domain-containing protein, translated as MKDANDYYPFGLLHNYTATTQNAYQYKYQGQELQETGFYSFKWRNYMPDVGRFFNIDPLSEKYAYQSHYNFSENRVIDARELEGLEAKLINENTVEWKTNVITGTTIKSDQIGAHLQEASNILSVNGLSINLVYDANSTFTIDMSKPIGEIRIQPDGSIHYVAGKVSNIGNPLDQTISSDGTARTTAHEIAHAAGLEHAFHGNQISNTPENKDNLMNSSSNSIKELQSDTGTNITQKQTDIMKTTITTSQSRLNAIEQKKAQQPNSQTPVEQKQNTNSQ; from the coding sequence ATCAAAGATGCCAATGATTATTACCCATTTGGATTATTACATAATTATACAGCTACAACGCAGAATGCTTATCAGTACAAGTATCAGGGACAGGAGTTACAAGAGACTGGTTTTTACAGTTTTAAATGGAGGAACTATATGCCTGATGTTGGAAGGTTCTTTAACATAGATCCATTAAGTGAAAAGTATGCTTATCAATCGCATTATAACTTTTCTGAAAATCGTGTAATTGATGCAAGAGAGTTAGAAGGGCTTGAAGCAAAATTAATTAATGAGAATACTGTTGAATGGAAGACTAACGTTATTACGGGGACTACTATAAAATCCGATCAGATTGGAGCTCATTTACAAGAGGCAAGTAATATACTTTCGGTTAATGGTCTTTCAATCAATTTGGTTTATGATGCAAATTCAACCTTTACTATTGATATGTCCAAACCTATTGGTGAAATAAGAATTCAGCCAGATGGTTCCATTCATTATGTTGCAGGGAAAGTTTCAAATATTGGAAATCCCTTGGATCAAACAATTTCTTCTGATGGAACAGCAAGAACTACAGCTCATGAAATAGCACATGCTGCGGGGCTAGAACATGCTTTTCACGGGAATCAAATTTCTAATACTCCTGAAAATAAAGATAATCTTATGAATTCGTCTAGCAATTCTATTAAAGAATTACAATCAGATACTGGCACGAATATTACTCAAAAACAAACGGATATAATGAAAACAACTATAACTACTAGTCAGAGCAGATTGAATGCAATAGAACAAAAAAAGGCACAACAACCTAATTCTCAAACTCCAGTTGAACAAAAACAAAATACAAACTCACAATAA
- a CDS encoding M20/M25/M40 family metallo-hydrolase, with protein MKKILLILLGIIVILAAVVLIKTYTYPFKKNKLGTGEGWKPVKNDSAVMRFSGGLKVPTVSTGGLGEFDYAPFDQFKTYLKTSYPLVYQNTENFEVNQYGLVFRLKGSNPALEPIVFLSHMDVVPPGDADVKNNEENVFRPDDKPLEPVSKVAEDWEYGPFSGAVANGRIYGRGAIDMKGMLFSLMESMNSMIKNKQIPQRDIYLAFGFDEEVGGQKGAVQIADYFKKKGLKFDAVYDEGGLIMRKGNVAGIDRDVAVVGCAEKGFLSAKIKVKGLGGHSSMPPMESAIGKAAVIMQRLEDHQMKPVITPLIKEFFNNIGGEMPFATRMALANQWLLKPVLISQLTKNNTTNALVRTTTALTMMKGSDGTNVLSPEVEFVVNFRLLPGNSIKDVKDHIAKATEGFDVEVEEIDNTRGASAISLTNTKAYKMIEAGVKEIHPGAIVTPYLTLGGTDAAKYEIVSKNVYRFMPIQINSAEQQSIHSTNEYLSIDNYLKMIHYFEYVMKNYDK; from the coding sequence ATGAAAAAAATACTTTTAATCCTGTTGGGAATCATTGTTATTCTGGCTGCCGTAGTATTGATCAAAACCTACACCTATCCGTTTAAGAAAAATAAATTAGGAACAGGTGAAGGATGGAAGCCGGTAAAAAATGACTCCGCTGTTATGAGATTTTCCGGGGGACTAAAAGTTCCTACCGTTTCTACAGGAGGGTTGGGTGAATTTGATTACGCACCGTTTGATCAGTTCAAAACGTATTTAAAGACATCTTACCCATTGGTATATCAGAACACAGAAAATTTTGAAGTCAATCAGTACGGATTGGTGTTCAGGCTCAAAGGAAGCAATCCTGCTCTGGAACCTATTGTGTTCCTTTCTCATATGGACGTTGTTCCTCCCGGAGATGCCGATGTGAAAAATAATGAAGAAAATGTCTTCCGTCCGGATGATAAACCATTGGAACCCGTTTCAAAAGTAGCAGAAGATTGGGAATATGGCCCTTTTTCAGGTGCCGTTGCCAATGGAAGAATTTACGGAAGAGGAGCAATTGATATGAAAGGAATGCTTTTCTCCTTAATGGAATCCATGAATTCCATGATTAAAAACAAACAGATCCCCCAGCGCGATATTTATCTGGCTTTCGGTTTTGATGAAGAAGTAGGTGGACAAAAAGGAGCGGTGCAGATCGCCGATTATTTTAAGAAAAAAGGATTAAAGTTCGATGCCGTTTATGATGAAGGAGGGTTAATTATGCGAAAAGGAAATGTAGCAGGCATTGACCGGGATGTCGCTGTGGTAGGATGTGCAGAAAAAGGATTTCTTTCCGCGAAAATAAAAGTAAAGGGACTTGGAGGACATTCCTCAATGCCCCCTATGGAAAGCGCTATTGGAAAGGCAGCTGTTATTATGCAGCGTTTAGAGGATCATCAGATGAAACCTGTAATCACTCCCCTGATCAAAGAATTTTTTAATAATATTGGAGGGGAAATGCCTTTTGCGACAAGGATGGCACTTGCCAATCAATGGCTTCTAAAACCGGTACTTATTTCCCAGCTTACCAAAAACAATACAACCAATGCTTTGGTAAGAACTACAACCGCTCTCACCATGATGAAAGGAAGCGATGGAACCAATGTTCTTTCTCCTGAGGTGGAATTTGTTGTTAATTTCAGACTTCTTCCCGGAAATTCAATAAAAGATGTAAAAGATCATATTGCTAAAGCTACTGAAGGATTTGATGTGGAAGTAGAAGAAATAGATAATACCAGAGGAGCTTCTGCAATTTCACTTACCAATACGAAAGCTTATAAAATGATAGAAGCAGGAGTGAAAGAAATTCACCCCGGAGCTATTGTCACTCCTTATCTTACACTGGGAGGAACTGATGCCGCTAAATATGAGATTGTAAGCAAGAACGTCTACAGATTTATGCCCATTCAGATCAACAGTGCCGAGCAGCAAAGCATTCACAGCACAAATGAATACCTTAGTATTGATAACTATCTGAAAATGATTCATTATTTCGAGTATGTGATGAAGAATTATGACAAATAG
- a CDS encoding JAB-like toxin 1 domain-containing protein: MMATGGDAGLAYSAYVATMSTSSETSGRNFFTGSSFESLMDDYRLNRNGKLELINGTKDGFDRLFNWNSTEFIKLNKEFMKNLRQDTEYDSYLKQYKPVETTIIFENSSVSVKQIKNYFYFLAANTEKEWGFNYLTKNGWFSDSSVTIINSNHQDDKVSLNPIFRYLDSGYNLMGSGHSHQMLIYDHPENKHLLKGRYEVINYPSGFNSDGSVRYKPDQGDRTSHEALLQNYGNQIKANPWIYIGNKDNRPHFIYYDTTSFRRK; the protein is encoded by the coding sequence ATGATGGCTACAGGTGGCGATGCAGGATTAGCCTATAGTGCATATGTGGCAACAATGTCTACTAGTTCTGAAACTTCAGGGAGAAATTTCTTTACAGGATCTAGTTTTGAAAGTTTAATGGACGATTATAGGCTTAATAGAAATGGTAAACTTGAACTTATAAATGGAACTAAAGATGGGTTTGATAGATTGTTCAATTGGAATAGCACTGAGTTTATAAAACTGAATAAAGAGTTTATGAAGAATTTGCGTCAAGATACAGAATATGATAGTTATTTAAAACAATATAAACCTGTAGAAACAACAATAATATTTGAAAATTCTTCAGTTTCTGTAAAACAAATAAAGAACTATTTCTATTTTCTGGCAGCAAACACAGAAAAGGAATGGGGATTTAATTATTTAACTAAAAATGGTTGGTTTTCAGATAGTTCTGTAACAATAATTAATAGTAACCATCAAGACGATAAAGTAAGTTTAAATCCAATATTCAGATATTTGGATTCAGGTTATAATCTAATGGGATCCGGCCACTCACATCAAATGCTAATATATGATCATCCTGAAAATAAACATTTACTTAAGGGACGATATGAAGTAATTAATTATCCTTCTGGATTTAATTCTGATGGGAGTGTACGATATAAACCTGATCAAGGAGACCGAACATCTCATGAAGCATTATTACAAAATTATGGCAATCAGATTAAAGCTAATCCTTGGATCTATATAGGTAATAAAGATAATAGACCACATTTTATATATTATGATACGACATCTTTTAGAAGGAAGTAA
- a CDS encoding helix-turn-helix domain-containing protein, which yields MDYKIHQGRNVKRFREMLGIKQEALALDLGEDWNQKKISLLEQKETIENQLLEKISEVLKIPVEAFQNFDEEQAVNLISCTFSDNAMFNNRIEVQNINPIDKIVQLHEEKIALYERMLKEKDEMMSRLEKLLDK from the coding sequence ATGGACTACAAGATACATCAGGGAAGAAATGTAAAACGTTTTAGAGAAATGCTGGGCATTAAACAGGAAGCATTGGCACTGGATCTGGGCGAAGACTGGAACCAAAAGAAGATTTCTTTGCTTGAACAAAAAGAAACCATCGAAAACCAACTGCTGGAAAAAATATCCGAAGTACTGAAAATTCCGGTGGAAGCTTTTCAAAATTTTGATGAGGAACAGGCTGTGAATCTGATTTCTTGTACTTTTTCAGATAATGCAATGTTTAATAATCGAATTGAAGTCCAAAATATTAATCCTATTGATAAAATTGTACAACTCCATGAAGAAAAAATTGCATTGTATGAACGTATGTTGAAGGAAAAGGATGAAATGATGAGCAGGCTGGAAAAATTGCTTGATAAGTAA
- a CDS encoding IS3 family transposase (programmed frameshift), producing MKQGRKIYDPAFKKQAVQLSYERSNISELARELGIEVTMLYKWRKDYQEFGEKSFPGKGNLKQTPEQEKIHELEKRLRDAELERDILKKGNRHFFQERSMKYEFIKNHESLFPIEKMCSVLKVSYSSYYKWKARPLSNRERRKREIKKQITSIYFASKQRYGSPRITVELDSSGFKTSRITVAKYMKELGLRSKLSRKFRVTTDSKHNYLIAENILNRNFLVGSPSQAWVSDITYLQTKDGFLYLTAIIDLFDRKVIGWSLSTGMSTTETSLAAWKMAVKNRKADSKLIFHSDRGVQYASKKFTNTLAFYGVKRSMSRKGNCWDNAVAESFFKSLKTELIYGNKLITREQMELEIFEYIEIWYNKKRRHSTLNYQTIEEFNNQNKIYKNVA from the exons ATGAAACAAGGGCGAAAAATCTATGATCCGGCTTTTAAAAAACAAGCAGTTCAATTGAGCTATGAGCGATCTAATATTTCGGAACTGGCAAGAGAGCTGGGTATTGAAGTAACGATGCTTTACAAATGGAGAAAAGATTATCAGGAATTCGGAGAAAAGAGTTTTCCTGGGAAGGGTAATCTCAAACAAACTCCAGAGCAGGAAAAAATTCATGAATTAGAAAAAAGACTTAGAGATGCAGAGCTTGAGCGTGATATATTAAAAAAAG GCAATCGCCATTTTTTCCAAGAGCGGTCGATGAAATACGAGTTCATTAAGAATCATGAATCTTTATTTCCGATTGAAAAAATGTGCAGTGTTTTAAAAGTAAGCTACAGTAGTTATTATAAATGGAAAGCAAGACCTCTTTCTAATAGAGAGAGACGAAAAAGAGAGATAAAAAAACAAATAACATCTATTTATTTTGCATCAAAGCAACGCTATGGAAGTCCCAGAATTACTGTAGAATTAGACTCATCAGGTTTTAAGACCTCCAGAATAACGGTTGCAAAATATATGAAAGAGCTTGGTTTAAGAAGTAAATTAAGCAGAAAATTTAGAGTAACAACAGATTCAAAACACAATTATTTGATTGCAGAGAACATCCTGAATAGAAACTTTTTGGTTGGCAGTCCATCCCAAGCTTGGGTCTCTGACATCACTTATCTCCAAACCAAAGATGGATTTTTATACCTGACAGCAATTATAGATTTGTTTGATCGAAAAGTAATTGGTTGGAGCTTAAGTACTGGGATGAGTACCACGGAGACAAGTTTAGCTGCCTGGAAAATGGCTGTCAAAAATAGAAAAGCGGACAGTAAATTAATTTTTCACTCAGACAGAGGTGTTCAGTATGCAAGTAAAAAATTCACAAATACTCTTGCTTTTTATGGAGTAAAAAGGAGTATGAGCAGAAAAGGGAATTGTTGGGATAACGCAGTGGCTGAAAGCTTCTTCAAGTCATTGAAAACAGAACTAATTTACGGAAACAAGCTTATCACAAGAGAACAGATGGAACTTGAAATTTTTGAATATATTGAAATATGGTACAATAAAAAAAGAAGGCACAGTACCCTGAATTATCAAACAATAGAAGAATTTAACAATCAAAATAAAATTTACAAAAATGTAGCTTAA
- the map gene encoding type I methionyl aminopeptidase, with product MSITNEDQMIGMQKVSQAVAFTLRKMMDYAEPGMTTKDLDEYGAQILESFGAKSAPYLTYGFPGWTCISVDNEFCHGIPADQRVLKEGDLINIDVSAELNGYWADNGGSFVIGKDIHGHQKLVEASKDILRKAIDNIKGGVKIADIGHLMETEAKKRGLKVIKNLAGHGVGRSLHEQPDELLNYRNRYDSRRFKKNSVVAIETFISTDSTIAVELKDGWTMVGNKGGYMAQHEHTMVITDGKPIILTEMNGILN from the coding sequence ATGTCAATCACCAACGAAGATCAAATGATTGGAATGCAAAAAGTAAGTCAAGCCGTTGCCTTTACCCTAAGGAAGATGATGGATTATGCTGAACCCGGCATGACCACAAAAGATCTCGACGAATACGGAGCCCAAATACTGGAAAGCTTTGGAGCAAAATCTGCTCCTTACTTAACGTATGGGTTTCCCGGCTGGACGTGCATCAGCGTGGATAATGAATTCTGCCATGGTATTCCTGCCGATCAGAGGGTCTTGAAAGAAGGAGACCTGATTAATATTGATGTTTCTGCGGAGCTCAACGGATATTGGGCAGATAACGGAGGCTCATTTGTGATTGGAAAAGATATTCATGGCCACCAGAAACTGGTGGAGGCATCTAAAGATATTTTGAGAAAAGCAATCGACAATATCAAAGGGGGTGTGAAAATAGCCGACATAGGACATTTGATGGAAACAGAAGCGAAGAAAAGAGGTCTTAAAGTCATTAAAAATCTTGCCGGCCATGGAGTAGGCAGAAGCCTGCACGAGCAGCCTGATGAATTGCTGAACTACAGAAACCGTTATGATTCCAGGCGTTTTAAGAAAAACTCTGTTGTGGCTATTGAAACTTTTATCTCCACAGATTCCACTATTGCTGTAGAATTAAAGGATGGCTGGACAATGGTGGGAAATAAGGGAGGTTACATGGCTCAGCATGAGCATACTATGGTAATCACCGATGGAAAACCAATCATTCTAACCGAAATGAATGGAATCCTGAATTAA
- a CDS encoding RHS repeat-associated core domain-containing protein — MNRYVYNFTDHLGNVRLSYSDISGDGIIQPRQYNASTCTGWFCIDDWRPGEIVESNNYYPFGLLHNYTATTQNAYQYKYNGKELQETGMYDYGARFYMPDLGRWGVVDPLAEKSRKWSTYTYAYDNPIRFIDPDGRFAIPPDDYIDVNGRYLGSDGASTKNVRVINRSKWNDTSEENGGSLSAKATQALQASSSIVTINDAQINSDINNANNETIADQTKERQVWIGINVTRGDIPTAEVTSVRGPDGKDGETIISTTSLTDKSGNTIKTTFGDTKLILGAQAHTHNVAQATNSKTLPGTSTRDADTSKSFKIPIYAVDSYTGKQKNGNTIHRVIPNGTTNNAGSTTKNNIGQEVLNQFINKQKYP, encoded by the coding sequence TTGAACCGATATGTATATAATTTTACAGACCATTTAGGAAACGTAAGGTTAAGCTATAGTGATATCAGTGGAGATGGGATCATCCAACCCAGACAATACAATGCCTCAACCTGTACAGGCTGGTTTTGTATAGATGATTGGAGACCGGGTGAGATTGTAGAATCTAATAATTATTATCCCTTTGGATTATTGCATAATTATACAGCTACAACGCAGAATGCTTATCAGTACAAGTACAATGGAAAAGAGTTGCAAGAGACGGGTATGTATGATTATGGAGCGAGATTCTATATGCCGGATCTGGGTAGATGGGGAGTTGTAGATCCGCTGGCTGAGAAATCAAGAAAATGGAGTACTTATACCTATGCCTATGATAATCCGATTAGATTTATTGATCCGGATGGAAGATTTGCAATTCCTCCAGATGATTATATTGATGTTAATGGAAGATATTTGGGTAGCGATGGAGCAAGCACTAAAAATGTAAGAGTTATAAATAGAAGTAAATGGAATGATACTAGTGAAGAGAATGGAGGATCTTTATCTGCTAAAGCAACACAAGCTTTACAAGCAAGTAGTTCGATAGTTACTATAAACGATGCTCAAATAAATTCAGATATTAATAATGCTAATAATGAGACTATTGCAGATCAAACTAAAGAAAGACAAGTATGGATAGGAATCAATGTTACAAGAGGTGATATTCCTACTGCAGAAGTAACTTCGGTAAGAGGACCTGACGGAAAAGATGGTGAAACAATTATATCTACTACTTCTCTTACAGATAAATCTGGAAACACTATAAAAACGACCTTTGGAGATACTAAACTGATTTTAGGGGCTCAAGCTCATACGCACAATGTTGCCCAAGCAACTAATAGTAAAACTCTTCCAGGAACGTCAACAAGAGATGCAGACACCTCAAAAAGTTTTAAAATTCCTATCTATGCTGTAGACTCTTATACTGGGAAACAAAAAAATGGAAATACAATACATAGGGTAATTCCAAATGGTACTACAAATAATGCTGGTAGTACTACTAAAAATAATATTGGGCAAGAGGTTTTGAATCAATTTATTAACAAGCAAAAATATCCATAA